GATTGCCACGATGGCGGCAAAGACGGGCTGACAGGCGATCAGAAAGCTCGCGGCAGCCGGGCTGACGGTCTTCTGGCCGGTATTCAGCAGGCAATTGTAGATTGCGATCCCAAGAGCGCCACAGAACAGAAACCATGCCGCATCCCGGACCGTTGGGAGCGTCGGCCCGCCGTTCCGGAACAGCACGAGTCCGAACAGCGCGACTGATGCGATCAGAAACCGGAAGGCTGCAAGAGGTAGCGGGTCGAACCCGGTCAGGCCCAAAGTGATGGCGGGAAAAGACCCCGCCCAGAACAGGATGGTGACAGCGGCACAAAGTCCGGCGGCAGTCAGCTTGGCTGATTGTGTTTGCAACATGAGAACAGGATACTTGCGGTGGATTCTGTTGCATATGCTGCAAAGAAAGGCTCTTCTGTGCGCATGACGCACAGCATTTCCTCCCTTCCTCCAACTGAAACCTTGCTGGCCTTCCAGGCCGCGCGTAATGGCGGATCGTTCGCACAGGCGGCGCGCGCACTGAACGTCAATCACGCGACTGTCTTGCGGCGGGTGCAGACACTCGAAGCCTGGCTCGGCACGCGCGTCTTCGAGCGCAGTGGTCGCGGCGTAGTGCTGACGCCCGCCGGTCAGCGGTTTTCGGCGGACCTCGATCAAGCCGTCGAAACCTTGGAGCGCAGCGCGGATCGGTGGAAGCCCGCTACCGGTCCGACGCTCATCCGGCTCAGCGTCCTGCCGTCTTTCGCCCGTCTTTGGCTGATGCCGCGTCTGCCCGATCTGATCGGCAAACCGCAACGCTACCGGATCGAGTTGTCTCTTTCGCATCAGCCTGTCGCACTAGGCGATGGCCAAACCGATGTCGCCATTCGCTATGGCAAAGGCGATTGGGA
This genomic window from Puniceibacterium sp. IMCC21224 contains:
- a CDS encoding LysR substrate-binding domain-containing protein, giving the protein MDSVAYAAKKGSSVRMTHSISSLPPTETLLAFQAARNGGSFAQAARALNVNHATVLRRVQTLEAWLGTRVFERSGRGVVLTPAGQRFSADLDQAVETLERSADRWKPATGPTLIRLSVLPSFARLWLMPRLPDLIGKPQRYRIELSLSHQPVALGDGQTDVAIRYGKGDWDGLTAIPLRRETLCPVASARLSGAAEKMTPQAIAALPLIHDSDTSLWQHWFAQHGIRYRMKASDMRFEDYDLALEAMRRGIGALLRREHNEEQVCEPDVLRLNESSAENPRRHFVVVSAHEQRVSVQRFVECVCAHDV